The genomic segment aacaacatatatatttagctTATATAGTTATGCACACAAATGCAAGAGATTACCCTTAAGGATACCTAAGAAACCAAAATAAGAGCTGTTAAATAGCtttaaaagaaaatgtaattaccaaTAATATAACTGTCAAAGGCAACAAGTGACAAAATATAATCAGAATAGTTTCTTAAAATGAGACCAAGTGCCTTTGCTATGCATATAATCAAAACATGCCTGTATTCATCATCACATTTTAAGACTGTCACAGAAACAGCAAGAAACAGAAACCAAATGATATGACTTATACATAACCAGACTTTTCAAAGTGCATGCTCCCCAGCAGATCTTGAGCCAAAGGAACAAGACATATGCAGCTCCCTTTTACATATATGTCATTCAAAATTGGAACAGGTAAAAAAAACTTTAGTCTTACTTTAGACAATAATTCCTGGCTCTCTGATGGTTGCATTTTTAGGCTTTGGGGCAAGATTACAGTAAGCAACTCTGGCTTCTCCGCTCTTAGAGCACCTCTGATAACAGCTGCATTAGTCCCAGATGCTCCTGAAgtaaaaatttgatttttctgCAGTGACATGAACACGTTCTAAATATTCAGAATTATGATTAAGTGAAAAAAGGACCGAAAGAATGATAGGTAGCTAGAATagcagcaaagaaaaaaaatcctacCGTTATCACCATAGCGTAACTTAGAATCTCGATAAGTTGCTGATGCATAAATCCCATATTACGTGTCCCAAAGAAACCAATCACTCTAGGTCCTTGCTGTTGAATAGCTAATAATTCCTGCAAGAATATTTGTTAGAAATCAAAATGGACTGAAACAAAACAATCCGAACCCTGTCTGTGTGTATTGTACATTGCTATCTATGTGTAGGGATAATTAATGTATGTGCATAGAGGCATAAGCTAAAAAGTTGAACTACTATTTTTACTGTTTTGATAATGTGTACAGGAAGGCAGACAACTGATCTGCAAGTTCATAAGAATGAGATGAGTAAAGATTGAAAGAACCTAAGTTGTAATATCAAATCTCCAGGCTACGGATATCATTCTTAAATATTAACAAACTGCTGAAATTATAAGTTAACAAGCATGATACAAAGAATACTCGAGATGGATGCATATACTTTTGTTTTACTTACAATATTAACCATCTTCCTTTCTGTGATGAGTAATCAAAGTTTAAATCCATGATATAATGTTTAGAATATGCTTGCTTACAATCTAAGCTATGAGTAAGAAACATCATTTGTATTTAATACTGAATACGTTAgggcaaaaaaaaatcagcttcTCATTTAAGAAGTACGAGGTGATTATGTCACCTTAATCTCTGAGATACATCCACAGCTTGAGATATTATGAGCAATAAACTTCAAAGAGTTTAAAGAAGTCAACTCCAGAGAATCATATaacttttttttcattaatgCTTTTGTTATTTTCCATTGAGAGGCCTGCACAGAATTTCAAGAGGCTGGTGTTTTAGAAATATCATAGTCTATCAATTGAATAGATTAAATATTAATATCTTGGCTTTAAAGATACTTGAAGTTCATTAATTGGTTTTCGACTTTGCCAAGGCAATTCACTGCAGCCTTTCTTCGAATACAAGTTAAAATATCCCATCTAATGATTAATAATCAATTGCAATGCCAAGTCCAATGTGGATGACAAGACATCCGatgaaaattctccataagctGCATATACCATGATGTTAAGCCTTAGTGATGAAAACAAATACCTGCAGATAATCGATATCAGGAATCGGCTTGTACTCTGATACAACAACTGTGTTCGAGCCTTCAACAACAGACCGTGCTTGTGTAGGAACTTGGACCCCATTCTCCCCATCAGACCCAAGCAATACTGCCTCATTCCTATGTTGATTCTCCCAATTACTTCCAACCCTACTTCTTCTCATATATCCACAAAGCCACTATAGCAttacattgaaaaaaaaaaacagtcccTGGTAgtaaatcatcagtgaaaacCAAATATACCACAAGACTATAACATTAACAAAGTACACAAGAGAAGAATATACGCTTCTAGAAAAAAAAGATATCAAATGTAACAAAAATCATAGAGAACTCAGTAATTTGTTCCACCTAAATTCTGCACGTTGAAAGTCAACAGACATTTTTGGCgtgaaaaagagagaaggcTTGATCTGTGGCCCCTTGACATATTCTCCAGAAAAGTAACTTGTGTGGAACCTCAATAAAGGAGACACTGCAGTATTCACATTAGACAAAAAGGCTAAAAATGAAGACTTGAATCAAACAGTGTTTCGTATCATGTGTAAGGCATAACTAACAGTCAAAACATAGAAACCTTTTCCGACCTATACAAAGTCGAGTAGTCGACTAAAAGCTACAAATGGTTTTTGTAGAAAATACTTAAAATACTTAATTATTACCTTTTTACAAGGATGTCATTACTTAACTTGTTTTTTCTTCAATACTTTTTTTAGTTCATATGTAATTCTATGATGACACAACTGTAAAGCTTGAAAATTAGAGCTAAGGTCTGAGATGTCCATCGACTGGTTACAAGTGTTAATGACAGGCATAAACATGCAATGCCTACAAATTTAAATCACAAAACAAAATTCACAAAGCAATACTTTCCCGATGCATGGGTGGTACATATTCAGTCTCTACAAGTGGAAAAAGTAAAGATTAATGTCAAAGTTCATTGTCATGGAAGAATAAGCAAGAAATCAAACTACAACATGTTATACATACAAAAAGAGTGCCACATTTGAAATTCCACACGTTGTATTTCTAATTTTGACAAGGCAAACTAATAAAACCAATCATATTTTACTATGCATAATGGGAGAGCCTTTGTGTCAGGACAAACAATGTGGCAtgtattctttcttctttttttttcagttccCCCCTCTCAGAGAATCAACCCAGCAGTACTTTTGAAGGGACTCAAGGGGTGATACTTTAAATATAATGCcaagaaagagagaagcaagcATGACTTCATCTCCAGTCAGTAATTACGAAAGGAAGACTAGAGAAGTATATCAACAAAAAGAGTAAGTATATTTATCACTTCATAATTATAGCTCAAATGCTTTTTTGAATACACGTGCATCATACTTGAAACAATAAATGATAATTGATGGAATCACAGGTTTCCATCAAACACACCCGCTTGAAAAGGCCATTTGCATCGAACTTGCCCAACACTAGCATGATCGAAAAGAAAGCTTTATGGAACTACAAATTTCATGTTGAGATTAGCATATCACCTTTAGTGAATTTACCTTTCTAATGATTCTAAGCATACCACCCAAGATAAACAACATCAAAATTGGATCAGTTGATGCTACAACACCCAATAAAAGATACTAAATATGCATTCATTTTTCCAATATTTAAAAATGGCGTGTTGTATCGGAAATTTATCTTGAAGTACCAAGACCTTTTCAGCATTTGTATGCACAAATAAGGCCTGTTAGAACACTGCATTTCTAGTctcctcaaaaaaaattttaccCGATATCTTCTATTTCTACTTCGTATGACCTATTAATGATTCCCAAGATGCAAACTTTTTATTACCAACATGAGGCTAAGTCCATACCATATGCAACGAATCGAACCGCCAAATATTACATTAAGACTCACGAGATACCTCAGAATAGAAAGAAGAATGCAAAACCCTAGACTTAAAAGACACGCAAACGAATTGGCTATTTGAAAATGCTGAACCTAAAACAAATATCTGAGTGCAAACATTTGATATTAGAAATTTATCTTTAATTGTCAAAATACTTCAGGCATCTGCATGCATAGATAAGCCCCACTATAACATTATATCCCCACTCCCCTCAAGAGAATTTTAGCTGATACCTTCTATCTCCACTCTTTCTCACCAATTCTGCACAGGAATTGCCGTACGATCTCCAAGACACGACACATTTTTTTCTTACGAACATAAATCTAATCCCCCAAAGGGCCTACCAATATGAACTCCCAAATATTGCGCTAAAATTCACGAGATGGCTCGGAAAGAGAAAAGATTCCAGAATTCTAAAACACTAAaaaaagaattcaaaaaaatcaaaacttgtCTAATAGAAACAACCATAAACGCGAAGCACACTTCCTACAACAACCACATGGAAAGATAGGGGTTTAAAAAAAACTATCTGGAGAGAGGGCAATAACTTTCAACAGAAACAGGGTTAAACATTCCTCctttagaaaaaagaaacatagagaaagaagagagtgtTACAGTGGGCCTCGAATTGATGGGTCTCTTGGCTCCACGCCATCCCCTACGGAAGGAAGAAGGCTCGAGGGAGGAGCAAGGAAAGCTAGGGTTTTGCAGGGCAAAGCAATGGCCGAGGGAGAGAGAAAGCGCCGGGTTTGGAGGCCGCAGGAGAAGCCCCAGGTGAGGAGAAGAGCCCATCCCTTCTCCCCCGACTTTTATTATTTCTACTCTCCTCGGCAACTTCGTttctcctccctttctttctcaaagtaagaatatatatatatatatatatatatatatagagagagagagagagagagagagagagagagagaggacgctCCTAGTTTTGTCCGCTTGCTAGCTGGAGAGTGGCTTCTCTCATGCAGTGTTCTCTGCTTTGGCCTTGGTGATGTCAGAGAGTTATGAAACCTTTGCAATTTACAAAGGATATTTTTTGGATTCAAAAGAAggcaagaaaggaagaaaggtgtTCACTTTTCCCCTCACCTTTCTGGCTGGCATGTGAGTTGGGAGCTTACAGTCCAAATCCAAGTACATTGTAAGATGCTTAGGTTGAGGGTTGGGCTTAGGTTTTCAGCACAGTGCCATAGATGCTATTATATTAATCACTTCCATATTTGAGGGCAAAATTGCCGAGCCAAACCGAGCAGCTCGAGCTCAACTTGCCGTAACAAAATGACAATCGAGCCTAAGTCGGGCTGATAGAGTATGTTCAAGCTTGATTCATTTATCATCTATCGTTCGAACCGGGTTTGAACGGGTTTTTTCATGAATTGACTCATACTTCTTCTAAATTGTGGAAAAATGTTTCCGAGTTTAGCCTTTTCTTTTATCTATTTGAATCTTGTTGAATAGCTTGATTCATCTGCAGCCTATTTTTATGGCTGCTTGGCAATCATTTCTGTCCATTTTTGGATGCCATAgagatttaattaaaaaaacaactTAAGAGTTTTGTGGATGGATTATGTGGATTTTACCGGGCAGCCATCACTAAAATGGCTTTGCATCATGAACAGGAATCAAAGCAAATCTTTCATTGTTCAGTTTGCGAACCATGATTAGTATTAGATAATTTACTTTCATTAGGTACGTGAACAGAACACAATAGGCATGGAACACCAAAATAATATGTGGGGTTTTTAATATAGTGTGAATCTGGATCAAATTAAACCGCACATTTTAGGAAATAAGACTAATGTTCATCACCTAATTCCAAGGCTGTTAGATTATTGAATACGATTTTCAGATCCAAACCTCATCAAAAGATAGTTTTGTTGATTGTGCAATGGCAAAAGCAAACGAAGGAAGCatgttttttttgaaaaaaaaattatagagatACCTCTCAAAAGTTTGGGCAATTTACAATTTGacccaaaaaattttaaaagtatCAATTAGCCACCAAAATCTCAAATTCATTGCAATGTGGCCTAGCCGtctatttttattataaaatattatcataTAAGGATTATCTGATGACTAAACTTTTGTAAAATTTCAGAATTGAACTTTCCATTAACTTAGCAAGCAAGGACTGTTATTTTGGCATTAATTGATGGAGCATGTTGAGATTCGTGCAAGCGGATAACTAACAAATGAccgagtgctttgagatctatactAGCAGATGAATGACAAAAGATGAAttgctttgagatatgtgcaaATAGATGAATGATAGAGAATGAAATGCTTTGAGATATATGCAGATGGATGAATGACAGAGAATGAAgcactttgagatttgtgcaaaaGATGGATAATAGAGGACAGAACATTTTAAGTTATATGCAGGCTGACGAGTGATGGAGGAGGAATGCTTTTAGATTTATGCAAGCGAATGGATAATAGaggatggagtgctttgagatctatgcaagtaGATGGACGACAGAAACAAAATGTTTCGAGATCCGTGTAGGGCGGATGGATGGATGGTGTAAGATGgagcgctttgagatctatacgGACAGATAGATGATGGAGGATGGAatattttgagatctatgcaaatgAATAGATGATAGAGAATGATGCACTTTGAGATTTATGTAGGTGGATAAATGGCAGAGGAAGTGCTTTATAATTGATGCAGGTGCATAGATCATAAAGGATGAAGTGCTTTAAGATTGCATGAAAGCTTCGGTTTGGCTTATCTAAATCAAGGGTATTTTGTCTTGTTTCTCACTCTGTTAATAGTGTTAGGATCCAGATAGATGGCTGGGTCATAttgcaataaaaataaaattttaatggcTAATTGAAACTCTTAAAACTTTTGGAATCTAAGTATAACTAACCCTATCTTGGAGGGGAGTTTTTTCCCATCTTAAAAAGTACGCATCTCTTCCCATCAAAAAGGTGCGTTTGCAGTTTATTAGTAGTGACTAGTGTGGCTGTTCTGAGTGACGAAGTTCTTAGAATTTTATCACTGGTTGCAACGAGCTGCACCGAGGCGTCTGGTAAAGTTAAAAAGAGTAATGACAGCACACAAACTAGAGTTCTGGTAGTACCTTACCGTGAAAACATCAATAGTTATCAAACGACGAATTTAGTGTTCCAAAATTACTTCATAATCCTTCGTTGAACTCACATTTATGGTGAAATATTCAACAGTTTTGCATTATGTGAAAATCACCAAAAATCAATTGTCCTAGACTTCCAGAAGCCTTTAAATCTATAGACAAAAGTTCAGGGCTGGCTCattatcctttttatttttattttcttctttttttgggtaGGGGAAATAGGGTTAACTCCAAACAATTACATCCTAAGAAAAAAACGGGTTTGTAAAGCAACATGAAGGGAAGCCACAAAGTTGCTTATCCTCCAGTTTGACACAAAAAGGCAACCCATATCAAATCTTCTGTGCAAATCTATCCATACTGCATCTTATACAGTATGGATGGCAGGTTCTGATTCAATAAAAACCACTCACCCGTCCATTAACTGAGAGCTCTTCAATTCCAGTAGAACTAGATATGTCATTTATGGCAGTTTATAGCCTCTCCATGATAGTTTAGTCAAATGCCAAACACAATCAAGATGCTAGAAAATTGTCTGCAGATAATTCCATGCCATCAACAGTGTACCAAAAATATTTCATGAGAACCATTAGACACAAAGGTCAGAATCAAAATTGTGCCCCAGCTGAAATCAAGTCTTTCGAACAGCATGCGGCAAGCCAACAGTTCAGTGAGAAACAAAGCGCACACAATCTTGGAACCACCGGGAATAGAACATAAGATATAAGTAAGTCACAACTAAACATCAGAAGAAAAATGTCATCAGCCAGAAGGCTAAGAACGTAGGCTTTTCACAACTCACAACGGACAAACACTTATTAACACAAGGAACAGACTACTTTTGAGCTACTTAAAGACTTCAGTTAATCCATACATTGCAGCACCCGATGGGTTAAAAGCTAGCAGTTAGGAAAGATCATGAACACCAGCACCTTCTCCATTTAGTGTAAATAAGCGGTCTGGTACTGGACCTGGTAGCCATTTCCATAGTACGTTGTATGAGTCGGAGATATGGTATAGGGAGCAGAACCCATCAGTGCAGGATGATGGGTTTCAGCTGGATACACATACTGCCTGTCATATGGATATGGGTATCTCTCAGGGGGCGCTCGATAGAAGCTCTTGTCTGGAATGCTGGTCACACGAGGAGCGTAAGTAGTGCCATTGGCACGGGGCCTCTTCGACTGTGGCTTTGCACCTTCAGCAGCTCTCCTCTTGTCAGCCTTAGCCTTCTCTAGCTGGAGTATTCTTTTCTGAAGTGGATCGGTTGGGTATTGCTCCTCAAGCTTGTGCTCCTCAATACACTTCATGATAGCTTTAAGGGCAGAAAGCTCACGTTCATTTGTTTCATTCTGAAATATGAAAGAGGGTCAATCCAGTGTCAAAGTAACAATAAATCGTCACATAGTATTCCTACAACATGAGGTTATCGTAGTTTGATTATCCTATAACCCTGATCTGGATAACTTTTAAAGTAAACAGCATTCACAGAAAACCAACATGATTGGTTTTCTATTCTACTAACACTCAGCACAACTTACGAACATgacatataaaagaaaaaatgcgCAAGTTGCACGTTTTTAAAATCAGAAGAGCTCTAAAATCtcttgatgcatttccaattgtTCCCTAAGTGCACATATTTACATGCACCGAAACCTTAATTAAGGTTCCAAGATTACCCAAAGTCAAAAACTGGTTATCTTCCTTTCCCTCTCTTAGCATGAGTAGACATGAAAATGTTATTTTTAGGGAATCAGGAACCCTTGCAACCCCGTTGATGCTTTGAAATATTCATGACACATATCTTATATGCAGTAAAATATACCTTCCGACAGCAAAAACAGATGCCTTCTTTCACATATGGTTACTTGGCAACAAGCTAcctcacatgcaaacaagaaattTTGCACTTCAGTAAGGTCATCCCTCTGTCAAGACTTAACCCAATAATAGTGCTTCTATATAGAAGTAAGACCATTCGAACTAGTTTCCCGCTTAGATTTCCAGATAAGTCCAAATAACACAAACTCCAAAGAAGGATGCACCCACATCCATTTGGTACTTTCATGCATCAGCTGATTAAGTATCAAGCACAAGAGAGTGCTGATATTTTCAGTTTAACAAATGGTGTAGCAGGTCCCAAGTAAAATCTGTATGTTGCAAGAAAGAATAACGATTGTCTAAGCGCTACTACCACAGTCCAGAAATGAAACATTAACAGATAAGTGAGGTGACTCCAATGCACCACACTTCAATCATACCTTTCTCAGGTAAATTCTAGTGGCCCTACACCTAGCACGAGTTTCTAACCTAATTCACTATTCTCTGAATAATCATCCACCGTTAGCTATTATGACATAAACAGAAAGTTTTGTCCCAGCATTTGGATTCATTAACTCAGTCACCTTCCAAACTTAAACACAAACTTCCAAGTATAAAGATATTATGACCCCTCACGTATATGAAATCCTACCATCAGTTGGCCTCAGAAAATTATTTCCACTTCTACCTGCACTTCAAAACTTGCAAGACCTCCCTCCAGAACTTGCTTGAGTTATAAGAATTCAAAAGTTGTTAAAATaattcatacaaaaataatactGTAACGAGCCAGCAAACAGAAAACCCACCTGTGCACCAGGAGACATATTTCCAGCTTTGATTTGTGACACCTTCCTTGCTTCCTTCAAATATGCTTTCAGTAATGGCACAGGTGCATATTGCTCTGTTAGCTCAAATGCATATGCCAAATTAACAGCCTCAATTTGCCTTCCACTATTCAAAAGCACTTCGATCACACCTAAGGAATCAATAAATCTGGTTAGACAAGAAATAAAAACAGTATGGAAGAAGGTCTTGATGTTATACTGGCCTTGTCTTTTTCCTGCAATGGAATTAAATGAACTACTACGAAATGTTATTGAAGATAACGACTCCTATCTGCATATGTACCCCTGTTAAAACTGTCGCGACAGGTTACCTAAATATAAATTGGATGATGGTTGATTATTGTCTACGACATGTTTATGCATCCCGAAGACTTCTTTGCAAAACCACAGGGAGTGTGACATGCATGCAAAGTGTTCACAATCACTACAAAGAAAAGCTAGACAACAATATTCCGGAATAGACATATTATACTACAGTACCAATGTAGAACATGTGTGGGCTACGAAGCACCTTAAAGCAAGTCAGGGTCAGAATGATGGTACAAGATACTGTGCTCGTGCAAGGATAGCCTTAGGAAGATCTAGTTACAGCTTACTGTCAGGCTAGCCATATCCTAGAAATGATATTTGCAGTTCACCAAACTAAATCTATCATAACTGTGATGCAGCATATATAACCAGCATTATTATACCAAGTGTACGATAGGGCAGAGGAGAAATAAGCAATGATGCTTAAATTTCTAGTTTTGAGATGAGAAATATGGAAGGCTAAACAAAAGAATGGGCAACCTGGCATTTTATGTGACAACCCAAGTGAACGACATAGATCAACCGCTTGACGGCGCCGGGTGACTGCTGGGATCAGTTTGCATATTTCATCTCGATCAAATTCAGAAGCAATTCCAAAAGTAGCCAAAAGCTGGAGAAATGCGTGAGCTTCCAATGAGTTCCCACTGCTTGCATCAACGTCAAGATCATTCAACTTTGGTTTCCATTCTGTAGCAATCACCTTTGCTCGTTCTCTAATTTCTAATGTCAGCATTTGATTATTAGAGAGGGAAACCAATACAGAATCTGCCTGCAGTTGCTCAAGAGACTCCATTAGCATGAGACAAGTCCTACGTAGGCCCAAAAGATTCCCATCCTTCTTCCCATCTAATCCTAAAATCTCTCCAGAGTAAAAATCTTTTAGGGAATCCAAAACCAGACTGAAAGGGTTGGCTGCACTTTTTAATGCACTTGGGATTTCCTCACGTATGGAACTGAGGTTCTTACGATTATCTGAAATGAACTTCTGGAGTCCTTCTGCATCCATTTCTTCACACAATTTCATTAACTCAGAATGAGGCTTGGCATCTGCATTGCCATTTTCAGCAGGATTCACATCTTCAGAGAAAGATTTGACAACCTTAACATCTAAATTTTCTTCAACAACAGAATCAGGCACACCACTACTCATGCCATTAATGATGGGCTCTGAAGGAGCACATTTTTGCTTCTCAAATATAGCAAACAAGGCAGCATCTCTTTTCTCCTGCAGCCGCTCCAACAAAGTAAGTTCCTTGGCCACAACCACTGCTTCCCGCTTCTCCAGCATCTCTTGGGCCTCTGTGACCTTACTTACATAGTCCTTTTCCTGGTCTTCCAATGCATGAAATCTTTTCTTTAGTGAATTCTCAAGCCCATGAAAGTGTACTTCAAGCTCTTTccatttcaagttcaaagatatGGCACTATGGCTTTCAAGTTCAGCAAAAGCGTGCTGCAGTTGCTGTATTTTCGATGTTGTAGATTCGATGAGTGTAGCAACAGACTGTGTATCAGCCATGGCAGAAAATCCCTGTCAAAATCAGTGAAAGTCTCGctcatatcaaatttcagagcACACACAGAAAGTTCAATTTGTTCAAAACTGCATCACAAGATGTTGCTCATAAAGTAGATTTTAAAAGATTAACAATGCAGAGCATCCACCACATCTGTAGACACCACACTACAAAAGGTATTCTCTGCTTGTAAAGTTGCAGGTTGCAGCTCATGTTGATTCAGTGCCCTTCTCATCATACATGCATAGCAAGAAATCAAACCAATGCTAGCACAGCATTGACTGTCAACAGATGATAAGGAGCACCCCAGGCAAAACCGAATAGCTTAAAGCAACTAAGTGGCAGGCTAACactcttaattatattttatgcaTTCTTTGCAAGCATGAGAGCATACATTTAGGGTATCTTCTCGGGCAGCCAGTTGTGTTTTACTCTTTCTTTTTCCGCAATGTAGGATTTTAAAGGAGATATATGGCTTTTTCATGGTTAACTTGTCCTATACTAAGATTGATAGAAATTCTGCACTCAGACAGTTAACAAAAGAATCAATTCCTGCCAAATTAGTTGAGCCTATTGAACTGGTTAGGTGGTGTCTTACACTTAGACAACCTCCATACGTTTGGGAGTATGCTTCCTAGTATTAGATGCATCACTCATTTGCTCTATATTAGGTTTAGCATAAATTATACATTAGCCAGATGATTGGTCTGGTTTTATTGTAACTTTTGAGATAAGATAAATTTTAGAGAGCACTAAACAACCTGTATATTGGTGTCTCTGGCATGATTTAGGAGCCAAGCATCATAACTAGTTTTTATGTGGTGGCATTTTAAGTTGATAAGGCATCTCTTACTGAATCAGTATGTTCTACGATCCCCATGATCATCATCAATTGGTCAAGAGTCCTTCTAGGATTACAAAACATTACAATGGGCCACTAAATGGTGCAACTTTAAATGAGCTTATAATCCATGTCCGCTATAATATGGAAGAAGTTCCTTGGGCAGTGTCTTGAGACAATTGCGCATaaatgaccttcctgtgctctTGAGTGAGGTACAAACAGTGAAGATACTGAAGGGAATATAAAAGAAGTCTCTTTTCTATAACAAATGTACACTTGAAAAATGTATCTTCATGATACATGTCTACAGTGACAGGAACACGTGgaatgcatgaattaaaaagACAGTTCCCTTATGAATATATATTAtgttttttttgatagaaaaaGATAACATCCTTATCAGGTACCACCATTTTATAACCATCTGAT from the Phoenix dactylifera cultivar Barhee BC4 chromosome 14, palm_55x_up_171113_PBpolish2nd_filt_p, whole genome shotgun sequence genome contains:
- the LOC103715249 gene encoding uncharacterized protein LOC103715249 isoform X3 gives rise to the protein MRRSRVGSNWENQHRNEAVLLGSDGENGVQVPTQARSVVEGSNTVVVSEYKPIPDIDYLQELLAIQQQGPRVIGFFGTRNMGFMHQQLIEILSYAMVITKNQIFTSGASGTNAAVIRGALRAEKPELLTVILPQSLKMQPSESQELLSKVKNLIEKPENDHLPLIEASRLCNMDILSKVQQVICFAFHDSRLLMETCQEAKNLRKIVTLFYLD
- the LOC103715240 gene encoding FRIGIDA-like protein 3, which encodes MPYGRTDSSRPLPGFSAMADTQSVATLIESTTSKIQQLQHAFAELESHSAISLNLKWKELEVHFHGLENSLKKRFHALEDQEKDYVSKVTEAQEMLEKREAVVVAKELTLLERLQEKRDAALFAIFEKQKCAPSEPIINGMSSGVPDSVVEENLDVKVVKSFSEDVNPAENGNADAKPHSELMKLCEEMDAEGLQKFISDNRKNLSSIREEIPSALKSAANPFSLVLDSLKDFYSGEILGLDGKKDGNLLGLRRTCLMLMESLEQLQADSVLVSLSNNQMLTLEIRERAKVIATEWKPKLNDLDVDASSGNSLEAHAFLQLLATFGIASEFDRDEICKLIPAVTRRRQAVDLCRSLGLSHKMPGVIEVLLNSGRQIEAVNLAYAFELTEQYAPVPLLKAYLKEARKVSQIKAGNMSPGAQNETNERELSALKAIMKCIEEHKLEEQYPTDPLQKRILQLEKAKADKRRAAEGAKPQSKRPRANGTTYAPRVTSIPDKSFYRAPPERYPYPYDRQYVYPAETHHPALMGSAPYTISPTHTTYYGNGYQVQYQTAYLH
- the LOC103715249 gene encoding uncharacterized protein LOC103715249 isoform X1, whose protein sequence is MGSSPHLGLLLRPPNPALSLSLGHCFALQNPSFPCSSLEPSSFRRGWRGAKRPINSRPTWLCGYMRRSRVGSNWENQHRNEAVLLGSDGENGVQVPTQARSVVEGSNTVVVSEYKPIPDIDYLQELLAIQQQGPRVIGFFGTRNMGFMHQQLIEILSYAMVITKNQIFTSGASGTNAAVIRGALRAEKPELLTVILPQSLKMQPSESQELLSKVKNLIEKPENDHLPLIEASRLCNMDILSKVQQVICFAFHDSRLLMETCQEAKNLRKIVTLFYLD
- the LOC103715249 gene encoding uncharacterized protein LOC103715249 isoform X2; its protein translation is MGSSPHLGLLLRPPNPALSLSLGHCFALQNPSFPCSSLEPSSFRRGWRGAKRPINSRPTWLCGYMRRSRVGSNWENQHRNEAVLLGSDGENGVQVPTQARSVVEGSNTVVVSEYKPIPDIDYLQELLAIQQQGPRVIGFFGTRNMGFMHQQLIEILSYAMVITKNQIFTSGASGTNAAVIRGALRAEKPELLTVILPQSLKMQPSESQELLSKVIDIFDTQINFSINYPNWLFAIWLSHQPRQIIHGMIIKRLKI